From the Actinomyces sp. zg-332 genome, the window GCTGGTCAAAGCATAGCCATCATCTTTTGTCTTTTCTAAAAATACATCATATTCTTCCAGCTCAAAATATAAGTCTGTTATTTCATAGCTTTCGATCTCATCATTCGTATAAACTTTATATTTATCATCTATTCCTGCCTTAACTTGTTTTAAATATAAGTAAGATTTTTCTTTATTTCCTAATTTTAAATACGTGTATGCTAATGCGAGCAGTAGGTTCATTCTATTGGGATATTTTATAAGCAAGTTTTCAACCTGTTCTTTACCCTGTATAAAATCTTAACTCATACAAAACGAAACTGCATAAGAGTACTCATACTTATATGCCTTCTAGTTCTACAGCCTTTTTAAGATAATTTTTAGCTCTTTCGAAATACAGTTTAGCTTTTTGGAAATCATGGCCTTGTCTAAGGACTTCCCCACCTCTAAAATCATTTTGCCATCTTATAAACTCAAGATAAGCTTTTCCATAATAGCTTTCAGGTAAAGCCTTACCAGTACCAATAGCTATATCAAGCCATCTATCTACATCATCTAAAAGATATTCTTCACGAAAGTACACAGCAATATTGCTAGCAAGCTGAGCTATTTAAGTATTTGTCATTTGTAACTTATATTTGTCATAGAAACTTTCAAGGATTCTTATTGATTTTTCAGCACTTCTTTCGATTTCAAACTTTACAGAAGCAAGTGTAGATATAGCAGAAACGTTTATAGGGTTTTCTTCTAGAGTGTGTATCAGAAAAACTTCCAACTCTTTTAGTGTTTTAACTAGTTCTTCTCATGCCTTATGCATTTCTTCGCGTGAGGTTTGGAAATAATTATTCTCACGAAGATAGCTGATTTTATTTACTAACACATCTAGTTCTTTTTCTTTAGACATACTTATTCCCATTATGAAAGCTTGCTCAATTGTTGATTTTATTAGCGTCTCATAACTACTTGGTCAGCATATATCTTACTATTTATGTACCGTATCATAAAATCAACTTTTACCTATTGCACATCAAGTTTCTGTCTTTAAGCTATATTAGTACCAATATGTACAAGCCATTATCTGGTAAATAAATAATTTTTACTACTTAAGAGTATCTTTACATATTATTTTAATAATCAATTCTAAGCTACGTATTTTCCTACTTTATTTCTCTATCAAAAACAATAATAATGAACTATTTTTAGGAAACTTACACCACAATTACTATCTAAACACGTTTATTTACTTACTTAGGATAAAAAGACCCATACCGCTTATAACTAGCACAATACCCATTATACCTAAAAATACACGATACCCTTTTTCTCCAAAAATAGACAAAATTATCCAAGGAATAGTTTTATTTCTACCACTTGGATTTTTTCTAACTACCCAGTCCCAGTCACGTATAGCTGCTATTAAAACAAGTATTCCAAAACCCATAAGTGGAAATTGGTAATAACTTTTTAATAATTCAGTTATTTTATCCATAATTTATTTCTCTATACTAACATCGTTGTTTCACTATATAAGTTATAAATTGTATTCAAAGTTTATACAGTTTTACTAAGCCCAAGTATATTTGAATAAACAAACTTTTACAAAACTTAAAAAACATTCTAAATACTTTGCTAATCACTTTGTAAGCTAAATGTTACTCCCTGTCTAACCGTTCAAACTATAAATTTATGAGTTTGTCACTCATATGCTTTTCAAAATATCTATATATTTGACTCAGCAAAACTCTGCGATAGTATTTACACTTTTCATATTTAATATTTTTATTTAAATCTAGATATATACTATTCTCTTTCTATCCCCTATTGTTCGCTTCCTAATTTTCATTATTATTTATAATTGCTTAATCGTAGTTATGTAGTAAAGTTTCTCAAAATCTAAAGTACGTTATACAAGTTCAGCAACTTCCAGTAGGAAAAGCCATTAAACAAAGAAAAAAGGACGGGAACCCGTCCTTTTTCTCACATAAAGTTTCAGCAAAACTCAAGAATTAGTCAATCTCTGCTGGGTTAGATGAAGCAAAAAGCTTTTGCTGTCTATCCAAAGCTGCCCTAATCAATCCTGCAAATAGAGGATGCGGACGAGTCGGACGTGATTTAAACTCTGGATGTGCTTGAGTAGCAACATAATATGGATGTACATCTGCTGGTAACTCAACGTACTCAACCAAAGTACCATCTGGAGAGGTACCACTAATACGCAAGCCAGCTTTTTCAATAGCATCGCGGTATTGATTATTTACTTCATAGCGATGACGATGACGTTCACTAACGTTTACTTCACCGTAAGCTTTGGCAACAACACTATCTTCAGCCAAAAGTGCTGGATAGTCTCCAAGACGCATAGTACCACCAAGATCTCCAGCTCCCTCAACAAAAGCAAGCTGTTCTTCCATAGTTGCAATCAAAGGCTCAGAAGTATTTGGATCAAATTCTGTAGATGAAGCTTTTTCCAAACCAGCAAGATTTCGAGCAACCTCTAGAACCATACACTGTAGTCCTAAACAAATACCCAAAGTAGGAACTTTGTTTTCTCTAGCCCAACGCAAAGCACCAATCTTGCCATCAATTCCACGGTTACCAAAACCACCAGGAACTAAAATTGCGTCAGCACCACCTAAAACACGAGTAGCACCCTCTAGAGTGTCGCAGTCATCAGCGGTAACCCAACGAATCTTTACTTTGGCCCAGTGAGCAAATCCACCAGCACGCAAAGCCTCAGTTACAGACAAATAAGCATCAGGTAGATCAATGTACTTACCAACTAATGCAACTTCTACCTCGTGCTTAGGAGAATGAACTCGCTCAAGCAAAGTATTCCATTTACTCCAGTCAACGTCATTTGCTCGCAAACCTAAACGTTTGACTACATAAGAGTCCAGTCCCTCACGGTTTAGCACTGATGGAATATCGTATATTGATGCAGCGTCCTTACAAGTAATAACAGCATTGCGGTCTACGTCGCACATTAGTGCAATCTTATTTTTAATACCCTCTGGAAGTTCTCTATCGGTTCTACAAATAAGTACATCAGGTTGAATACCAATTGAACGTAAAGAAGCAGCTGAGTGCTGAGTTGGCTTAGTCTTTAACTCACCAGCGGTTGGCAAATATGGAACTAGAGCTACATGCACGAATAAACAGTTATCTCTACCAAGTTCTTGACGGACTTGTCTAGCAGCTTCTAAAAACGGCAAAGATTCAATATCGCCCACAGTACCACCAATTTCAGTGATAATAACGTCTGGAGCTTCTTTACCTTGTTCTGGGAAAGCCTGTGAACGCATACGTTCTTTAATTTGATCGGTAATATGAGGAATAACTTGAACTGTGTCCCCTAGGTATTCACCACGTCGTTCTTTAGCAAGAACATTTTGGTACACTTGACCAGTGGTTGAATTGGCGTTACCTGATAGTTCTACATCTAAGAAACGTTCATAATGTCCGATATCTAAATCTGTTTCAGCACCATCATATGTAACGAACACTTCACCATGTTGAAAAGGATTCATAGTACCTGGATCAACATTAATATATGGGTCAAGTTTCTGCATTGCTACTCGTAAGCCACGAGCACGAAGTAAAGCACCCAAACTAGAAGCAGTTAAGCCCTTACCTAAAGAAGAAACAACGCCACCTGTAACAAAAATATGGCTAGGAATTTTATCGCCACAATACTTATTATTTGAACTTCTCATCATGGAACTCCAGTTTATCACAACACTCAAGAAAACTCTAACCATTGAGTAATAAATACTCAACAGTTACACACCTACTTTTACAAATCCCAATAAAGTTTTTGCCAAAATAAAGCTATATCGCATCTATCTTTCCAAGTATGGGCTATTTTTCGTCCAGATTCGCTATATTTACTCCACATTTGAGTATCATTTAGTAAAATTCTCAGTGATAATCCCATATTTTGCCAGTCACCTACATTGCATAAAATACCACCCTTTAAATCGGTAGTAGCATCGTATACTAAATCAGGAATTCCTCCACCAAAAGTAGAAATAATAGGTAGACCAGTTGCCATCGCTTCTTGCAAGACTAAAGGACACCCTTCCCATTTAGAAGTTAGCAGCATAACATCAGCAGCCCTCAAGAATACATCTACGTCTTCACGTCTACCAGCAAAAAATACTTTATTACCTGTATCTAAGTCTTTTAGCTCTTTCAAAATAGAGTCATCACCATCACCAATTACCACAAAGTTAGCGTCAATATCAGTATTTGCAATACGCACAATATCATCTATTGCCTTTTGTGGCGCTATTCTACACACACTCAAAATTAAAGGTTTGGAAACATCAAAATATTGTTTATCTTCTTCGCTGAAACTTTCAACTAGTTCAGCAAAATTCTTGTGACGTTCATCAAGGGAAAAATCTTTTTCTCCCAATAGTTGTGTAACCCTCGGAGCAAAAATCGGCGCTATAAAAGTATTTTTAGCTCCATATTTTTCAGCCTCTTCAACCAAATCAGAGGAAACAGCTGACATAATATTAGCGTGTTTAGCAACAATAGAGCGTGTAAAACGTGAAACAATTTCTTTTACTCCACTCAAAATAATTTTATTGTGCAAAGTTACGACTATTTTATATCTATCAGTTTTACGACAAGCCCATAAAACGAAAAAAGCAGCCTGATTACCATGTACATGAACAATATCACTTAAAGCAACATAGTGTCGGAAAGTTTTCATTGCTCTTATGAAAGAAGTTATTTTTTTAATAGAAAAGCCCAAACTAGGCCAAACAGTAGTGCAGTTTTTTATTTTAAAAGTTTTAGCAACTTCCTCAGGACATAGTATATGTACTTGCTCTCCAACTTTATCAAGATCTTCACTCAAAGATTTAACATGAGAACCAATACCACCTGTTGTATGACCTACTATTTGTAAAACTTTCATAACTTACTACCTAACATCTTATATCATCTACTATATTACTTATTTGTCCATTTTGAAGGCTTATAAAAGTTACTTCCTAGTACAAAAATACTTGGTAAAACTACCAGCAATAATACCAAAGCACTAGTAAAAGCATTCAATAAAGAACTTATAACGTCACTACCTGTAAATATGGTAGAACTTACGTATAAAGCTAATACAGTGCCTACAGCAAAGAAAGGAAAAACCTTTATAACATTCTTCATAACACTAAATAAAATATTCACTTCAATTTCTTTGCTAAGGTTTATTAACAACATTATACCTGCAATTGACATACCTATGCTTTGACCAATACCTAAAGCAAGCAAAGTATTTACAGAATCACCGCCATAAGGTGCAAACAAATGTACAAAAATTATTTGTGCAACAATTACACTTACCCATCCTATTACCGTACTTATTAGGGCTTTAGTAGGTGACTTTATGGCATATAAACACCTTGAAATATGAAATATTAAAGCAAAACCAACTAGCCCAGGTGACATATATATTAGCGATAATCCCATACCATCTACAGGAGTAAGCTTTTGAAATACCCCCTCTATACCACGTGAAGTTACCATCAGACCAGTCATACCTAGAACAGACAAAAATACAAGCAAGTTAGTTGATCCTACACAAATATTAGCAAAAGAATGCTTATCGTTATTAGCAGCATATTCGCTTATATAGGGGAAAACAGCTGTAGCAATAGGCACAGCTAGAATAGCATAAGGTAAAACATATACTGCTTGAGTGTACTGGAAAATATTCAAAGTTCCAATTTCCCCACCACTTTTAGCTAAAAACAGCGTTGTAAAAACACTAGCTTGCTGAGCAATAAGCGCACCAATTCCAGCAAATCCCAAAGCAAAAGCGTGCTTTACCATAACAGAATCAAGCTTAAATGTCAGTGTGAAGCGAACTCCTAACTTATATATAGGAATAATTAAAGGCATACTCAACATGAATACACCTAAAGTTGTGCCCCATCCTAATAAGTAGATATACACAGAAGAAATGTCTTTAGGATTAGTAATATTTGCAGTAAAATACCCAAAAAGATAATAGGTAGTGATAACTACGAATGAAGATAAAATTGGCATTAAAACAGGCCATAAGAACTTTTTATAAGACTGCAAAATCCCCGTAAAAATAACTCCGATACCGTAAAAAGGAATCTGTACAGCAAAAATTTTCAAGAACAACACAGTAAGAGCAGATTGCATTTCTTGATCGCTACCTTTAGATACAGGTAAAAGGGAATTTACGAATTCAGCTCCAAAAAATAACGCTAAAGCAATAGGAACAAGCAATGCTAATGTCCAGCATAGTAAAGCAGAAGAAATTCTGTTTACTTCACCATGCATTTTTTTTGAAATAGGAATAGCTAATAGCGGAATGGTAATACCAGCTAAAGCCCCGCCTGCAACAACTTCAAATAATACGTTAGGAATTTGGTTAGCACTGGCATAAGCATCGGCAACACTACCAGTACCAACATATGAAGCCTGAGCAATCCATCTTAGAAAACCAATTACTCGAGATAGAATTGTAAGAAAAGTTATTATTCCAATAGCTCCAAGTAAGCCTTTTACAGCATTTCCTTTTATCTGCTTGGATAATTGCTCACTACCCTTTACATCGTCTGTACTATGCAATGAGCTTTCAGATTCTAAAACATTACTGCTTGAAGAACCTTTGTTTTTCTGAGGATGAGAGGTGCTAGAGCTAGGACAAGTACCTAAGGCATCACTATCAGCAGAGTCTTTTGAGTTATCCATATTTGAAATTTGCATTTTTTCATTCATGGATACGTCCCATATCATCAAATTTTTTCAATACTTTATTAGAAGATATGATTTTAGAAAAACTAACTTTTTCACTAAGTAAATTCAAAGCAAGCACACCTAGTGCAACGAGCGATTTTATTCCACGTTTATTAACACTTGCAATTGCAACACCAACACTACTACCTAAAGCATTAGCACCAGTATCACCTAACATTGTTTTTTCAGACAAATCTGATGGCAAAGATGACGATATTGTACATAAGTTACTTATAGCTATATTTCTTGTATTACGATTAGAAAACAACAAACTAGCATTCATAAGAGCTGAAAACTTCAAACAACGTCCGGGACGTAAATCTAATAAGTTATGCAAATTAGCAGTGGAAGCAATTATTCCAGCATTTAGTAGATAATCGTAAACGTAGACTAAGTTATCTTTTTTCTTATTATGAGTGTGAGTTTTATTAGTTAGTATGAAAGAAGCTATACATGAGGCTGATGAGATACCTACAATTTTTAGCACACCTGTGGTTACTCTCCCCTTAGATAATGCAGCAAGGTGTCCTTTGAAACCTTTTATTTTCGTATCCCCCTCGCTCTTGCCATTATCTAAATCATCGATTAATCCAGATACTGTACTCATAGAAGTAGCAACGAGCATTGCTTTAGAGGCTTTGCGGTTATATATTCTAAATATTGGTAAAGCATTTATAACTAAGTTAGTACCAGTAACTATACCACCATATAAATTAACGTCACGATTTGCATAGTTTTTACGAATAAATTTACTAGTTTTAGTTTTAGGAATTATTATAGTTTCCAACGCTTTATGCGTAAGTGTAGTGGTGAGACTAGAAAATAAAAAAGATTTCAAAAATCCATTAGGTTTATTTTTTCTTTTATGTTTCTTAGCCATTTCATACCTCTTGCCATGCATTACAAGTAATTATACTTACTTCAAGAAATTATATTCTATATTATAGTGCAAATAAAAATGCTCTCTCGATAAAACTCGAAAGAGCATTTAAAATATGAGGAATATATTATTTTTTATATTAATGCTTCACTTTTTTCGGAACTACTATGTCTGATCCTGATTGGACACCATAGTTTTCTTTTGTTCCATTTATAGCATTAGATAGTGCGATAGGTAGACTTGTAGAACCAATAACTGTTCCGACACTATCTACAGTTGATATCTTTTCCTTGGCTCTAAGCTTTGTCAAGAAATCAGTATCATCAACAGCGTCACTAAATACTGTTCCACCCTTAGGTGCTTGAACTAGAACTTTTGAAAAATCAGTATCAAATGAAAGCAAAGACTCTAAATCATCGTTTGAAATAGAAATTTTCTTACCTAAAACATCGCGCTGATTTTCAAAGTTCTTTGGACCTAACACGACAATAGCATCAGCTGGTTCAGAAACTTCTGACATTTCTAGCATTGGATGAGATGAATCAACTAGTAAGTTCAAAAGCAAGCTGTTGTTTTCTTCCTTAGAAGTCAAAATCTGTAGTAGTGCTTTAGCAAATACTGAGTCCACACTAGCATCATGCTCAGGCTTTTCTTTCAAATATTGAGTTAACTGACCTGACAAACTTGTGCGGAATGGACGCTGTTTAGCAACAGTCCACTCTTTTTTAACTTTTGCCTTAGTAACTACTTTAGCACCAGCTTTTGAAAGGTTTTCTACAGCAAGATCGATGTCTTCATCTGCAGCGTATGGCAAAGCCACAACAGCGACTTTCACATCAGACAAAGTGTTTGGCAAAATGTCCTCAGCCATAGCACTAATATATGCGTTACGATTCTTCACATCAATTTGTGAGTTCTCTAGTTGTTTACGAGTAGCATCACGATCTGAACGTATGGAATCAACCTGTACTGATAAAGTGTCACCTAGCGGTGTACGTAAAGGCCCAGCCCCTAAAACAATACCTACCGCAAGGGCTAAAAATACTGATACTAAAGAAACAATATGGTAACGAAAATCAATCATTTTTATTCATTCTCTCTTACGTTGTAGGTACATGAGGAGCTAAACCTACTACTCCCCTCAAAAAGTTAATAAAGTTGTCTAACCACGCACCGCCAATACCTAGTAATGCTTGCCCAAATGGTGTAAATACAATTGCGACCCCTAGTGCAAGCAAACCTGCGGCTACTAACAAGAATAGTTGTTTAGAAGATATTCTGGAACGATATAGCCTTGATACACCCTTAGCGTCAACCAGCTTAGATCCAACACGTAAACGAGTTAGGAATGTAGATGCCATTCCAGCACGGCCTTTATCCAGAAATTCAATCAAAGTGACATGAGTACCAACGGCTACAATTAGCTCAGCCCCATTTTCGTCACCTAAAAGCATTGCAATATCTTCAGAAGTACCTGTGGCTGGAAATACAACATAATCCACATCTAGTGCTTCGACTCGTTCAAGACCAGGAGCTTTGCCATTGCGGTAAGCGTGCACAACAATTTCAGCCCCACAAGTCAGCGCTTTATCAGAAACAGAGTCCATATCTCCAACAATCATGTCAGGCTTTAACCCTGCTTCCAAGATTGCATCAGCACCACCATCTACACCAACCAAAATTGGCTTATATTCACGTATATATGGTCTAAGTGTAGCCAAGTCTTCTTTGTAGTTATATCCTCTAACTACAACAAGAACGTGCCTATCACGTAATTTAGTTTTAATTTGAGGAACACCGACACCATCTAATAACAAATCTTTTTCTCGACGCATATACTCCATTGTATTTGCTGCGAAAGCTTCAATCTGAGTTGATAGACCGGCACGTGCTTGTTCCATTGATTCTTCAATGCTTTCAGGAGTCTGTAGTACTCCAGCAGCTATCAACTTATCATCAGAGTAAATAGTATTGCCATCGATACGAACATACTGTCCCTCTGTAAGTTGCATAATATCAGGACCAAGATCATCAATTAGAGGAATGCCTGCATCTAATAAAATCTGTGGACCAAGATTAGGATATCTGCCTGATATTGACTTTTTTACATTTAGGACTGCCAATGGCTTACATCTAACTAAAGCTTCAGCTGAAACACGATCTAAATCTACGTGGTTTATAACAGCTACTTCGCCGTTTTCAAGACGCTTAGTTAAGTTCTTCGTTCGTTCGTCTACACGCACACGCGTTTGGTTATTGAGCGTTGCTGTAGGTCGCTTTCTTCTAAACACTTTCACTTCCTGAGATTCTTATTGTAAAGAACGTAGTAGTTCTTCTGCATGCATTTTAGCTGCCTGTAAATCTTTCTTCCCTGATAGCATTCTAGCTAATTCTATTACACGTTCGCTAGTTTTTATCTCTTTTACACTCGTAATATCAAACATTTTACCAACTTTATAGTGAATATCACCATATGCAGCTACTTGTGGTAGATGTGTTACTACTATAACTTGATGTGATTTTGACAGTTCTTTAAGACGATTTCCCACTTGTAATGCAGCCTCGCCTCCAATTCCAGCATCTATTTCATCAAAAATAAAGGTTTGTTTTCCTGTCTGAGACTTTTTAGCTAAAACTACTTCAATAGCGAGCATTATTCTGGAGAGTTCACCACCTGATGCTCCGTTTGCTATAGGCTGAGAGGCAATATTAGGGTGAGAAGTAAACTTCATCACCAACTCATTCAAACCATTTTGTGTAGGCTTAGGGTTTGGTATGAACTCAATACTAAATACAGCATCTTTCATGTTTAAAGTATGTAGCTCTGCAGTAACATTTTCACTGAAAACCTTAGCTAAATTCTTACGAGATTCTTCTAATATTTCTCCTTTTTCCACTAATACTTTTTTAGCGTTTTGAATATCAGTAATCAAGATTTCAAGTTTTAAATCTAAATTTTCATAAGCATCGTATTTACGGCGAATTTCTTCAATCCATTCAGCTAATTCTTGGGTAGTCGTAGCCCTATTTTTCATTAGCTTTCTTATATTGTTGTAACGTATATTAGCTTTTTCTATCTCTTGAGGATTGTATTGTATGCTAGATAAAAATTGGTTTAAACTTGAGTGTAGTTCTTTCACATCAATATAAATACTGCTTATTTGCTTGTAAAAGTTACTTATTTCGTAATTTTGTGAAGAAAAATGCTCCAGTATTGTTTTAGATTCGTGTAAATGTTCTAAAATTCCTTTATAAGTGTCTTCATTAGACAACACTGAATTTACGTATTGTAAATTTTTACTTATATCAGCAAGATTTGCATTTGAATCAATTATTTTACGTAAAGTTTCATCTTCATTTGGCTGTATCTGTAACTCATCGTATTTTTTCAATACTGACTCGTATACTTCATTTTGCATAGAAGTACTTTGTGCTTCTAGTTGAATAGTTTTATATTCATTTTGAAGTTTTTTAATATTCAAATAAGCCTGATAGTATTCTTGTAGCTTTACTTTATGCTCATTTGTGCCATAGTCGTCTATAGCTTGACGCTGAGCTTGTGCAGATTTTAATCTCATCTGATCTTGCTGACCATGAATAGTAACTATTTTGTTACCTAATTCTTGTAAAACTCCTGAGGGTACTGTTTTAGCGTTAATATAAGCTCTGGATTTTTTACTAGTAGATATTTTTCTACCAAATATTACATTTTCGTTTTCAATATCGTAGTCATTGTCTTGGATTGCTTTTAGAAAGTCACAGTTATCGCTTACTCGAAAAATTGCTTCTACATAGCTTTCTTCACAGCCAGATCTGATTATTTTTGAATCTGCTTTGCCACCCAATATCATCTTGATACTGTTTAAAAGCATACTCTTACCAGCACCTGTTTCACCTGTAATAACAGTCATTTTTTCACTAGGAATAATGGTAGCTTCTTTAATAACGCCTAGGTTCTCAATATTTATTTCTTCAATCATTGTTTTTCTTCTCAATCGTTGAAGTATTCGTTGAGGATTCACGCCAGCCATTAACAGGTAGATTAAACTTAGCTACAAGTCTTGCTGAGAAAGGAGTATCGTTCATACGTGCTACTTGGATAGGTGTTTTATCAGCAATAGCACATATTTGTGACCCTTCAGGTACGTCAATTGTTCTTATACCATCACAGCATATTGTCAAATTATCCCATTGGTTAGGTAGTACGCTAACTTGCAATTTAGATGTACTACTAACTATTAGAGGCCTAGTAAACAAAGCATGTGCTGCTAATGGAACTAGTACTAAAGCATCTACTCCTGGCCATACTACCGGTCCCCCCACAGAAAAAGCATAAGCAGTAGAACCTGTAGGGGTCGCAAAAATCACGCCATCACACCCAAAAGTTGAAATAGGTTCGCCATCTATACCTACGCTCAAATAAGCTGGATGTAAGTTATCTTTACGAATCAAAGCAGCTTCATTTAAAGCCCAGTTCTTTTCAATCGTTCCATCTGGTTTTTGAACCCGTATTTCAATAGTAGTTCTAGTTTCAATTGTGTAATCTTTATTAGCTATTTTTTCGACAACAGTAGATATATCTTCTGGATTCATCTCAGCTAGAAATCCAACATGACCCAAATTTATACCGATAAGTGGAACATTATATTCCCTAGCGTAATGAGCTGAAGAAAGTATGGAACCATCGCCACCTAGAACAAGAATTAGCTCAAAGTCCATATTTTTATTGCATTCTAAGTCATCGACAGATATGACTTCAATATTATAATTTGCTAGTTCACGTGTAGCTTTGATAGCTAATTCTTTAGCACTATCACGCATTTTATGCACTACCATTAAAACGCGTCTCATATTATTTCAACCTATCCCCAATTGGACCATTTTTTACAGCTTCATATATAGCTTTATCTAATCTATCACTTTCTAAGCCATTTTCGAAAGACTTATTCATAGCAAGGAAATATTCCACATTTCCACTAGGGCCAGGTAAGGGACTTGGAGCAACAGCGTAAATTTTTAAACCATTTTCTATAGCACACTGAGCTACAGTCTTTATTGCTTCCATGTGGTCTTTAGGGTTTTTAACAACACCACCATGTGGTAGTTTTTCCTTACCTACTTCAAACTGAGGTTTTACCATTAGTAAAAAATCACACTCTTTAGCAGATATACCAACTAAAGGTTCAATGAGTAAAGTCAAAGATATAAAAGATAAATCACCAACAATTATCTCAGGCGTATATTCTAAGTCAGCTTTAGTTATATAGCGAAGATTAGTCCTATCTTTAACGATGACTCTAGAATCGGATTGTAATTTCCAAGCTAGTTGCCCATATCCCACATCTGCAGCTATCACTTTTTCAGCATTATTTCTAAGCAATACATCGGTAAATCCTCCTGTTGATGCACCAGCATCAAGGCAAAGCTTTCCAGATATGTTAGG encodes:
- a CDS encoding glycosyltransferase family 4 protein, which gives rise to MKVLQIVGHTTGGIGSHVKSLSEDLDKVGEQVHILCPEEVAKTFKIKNCTTVWPSLGFSIKKITSFIRAMKTFRHYVALSDIVHVHGNQAAFFVLWACRKTDRYKIVVTLHNKIILSGVKEIVSRFTRSIVAKHANIMSAVSSDLVEEAEKYGAKNTFIAPIFAPRVTQLLGEKDFSLDERHKNFAELVESFSEEDKQYFDVSKPLILSVCRIAPQKAIDDIVRIANTDIDANFVVIGDGDDSILKELKDLDTGNKVFFAGRREDVDVFLRAADVMLLTSKWEGCPLVLQEAMATGLPIISTFGGGIPDLVYDATTDLKGGILCNVGDWQNMGLSLRILLNDTQMWSKYSESGRKIAHTWKDRCDIALFWQKLYWDL
- a CDS encoding CTP synthase, which gives rise to MRSSNNKYCGDKIPSHIFVTGGVVSSLGKGLTASSLGALLRARGLRVAMQKLDPYINVDPGTMNPFQHGEVFVTYDGAETDLDIGHYERFLDVELSGNANSTTGQVYQNVLAKERRGEYLGDTVQVIPHITDQIKERMRSQAFPEQGKEAPDVIITEIGGTVGDIESLPFLEAARQVRQELGRDNCLFVHVALVPYLPTAGELKTKPTQHSAASLRSIGIQPDVLICRTDRELPEGIKNKIALMCDVDRNAVITCKDAASIYDIPSVLNREGLDSYVVKRLGLRANDVDWSKWNTLLERVHSPKHEVEVALVGKYIDLPDAYLSVTEALRAGGFAHWAKVKIRWVTADDCDTLEGATRVLGGADAILVPGGFGNRGIDGKIGALRWARENKVPTLGICLGLQCMVLEVARNLAGLEKASSTEFDPNTSEPLIATMEEQLAFVEGAGDLGGTMRLGDYPALLAEDSVVAKAYGEVNVSERHRHRYEVNNQYRDAIEKAGLRISGTSPDGTLVEYVELPADVHPYYVATQAHPEFKSRPTRPHPLFAGLIRAALDRQQKLFASSNPAEID
- a CDS encoding immunity 17 family protein; this translates as MDKITELLKSYYQFPLMGFGILVLIAAIRDWDWVVRKNPSGRNKTIPWIILSIFGEKGYRVFLGIMGIVLVISGMGLFILSK
- the steA gene encoding putative cytokinetic ring protein SteA translates to MKVFRRKRPTATLNNQTRVRVDERTKNLTKRLENGEVAVINHVDLDRVSAEALVRCKPLAVLNVKKSISGRYPNLGPQILLDAGIPLIDDLGPDIMQLTEGQYVRIDGNTIYSDDKLIAAGVLQTPESIEESMEQARAGLSTQIEAFAANTMEYMRREKDLLLDGVGVPQIKTKLRDRHVLVVVRGYNYKEDLATLRPYIREYKPILVGVDGGADAILEAGLKPDMIVGDMDSVSDKALTCGAEIVVHAYRNGKAPGLERVEALDVDYVVFPATGTSEDIAMLLGDENGAELIVAVGTHVTLIEFLDKGRAGMASTFLTRLRVGSKLVDAKGVSRLYRSRISSKQLFLLVAAGLLALGVAIVFTPFGQALLGIGGAWLDNFINFLRGVVGLAPHVPTT
- the murJ gene encoding murein biosynthesis integral membrane protein MurJ, whose protein sequence is MNEKMQISNMDNSKDSADSDALGTCPSSSTSHPQKNKGSSSSNVLESESSLHSTDDVKGSEQLSKQIKGNAVKGLLGAIGIITFLTILSRVIGFLRWIAQASYVGTGSVADAYASANQIPNVLFEVVAGGALAGITIPLLAIPISKKMHGEVNRISSALLCWTLALLVPIALALFFGAEFVNSLLPVSKGSDQEMQSALTVLFLKIFAVQIPFYGIGVIFTGILQSYKKFLWPVLMPILSSFVVITTYYLFGYFTANITNPKDISSVYIYLLGWGTTLGVFMLSMPLIIPIYKLGVRFTLTFKLDSVMVKHAFALGFAGIGALIAQQASVFTTLFLAKSGGEIGTLNIFQYTQAVYVLPYAILAVPIATAVFPYISEYAANNDKHSFANICVGSTNLLVFLSVLGMTGLMVTSRGIEGVFQKLTPVDGMGLSLIYMSPGLVGFALIFHISRCLYAIKSPTKALISTVIGWVSVIVAQIIFVHLFAPYGGDSVNTLLALGIGQSIGMSIAGIMLLINLSKEIEVNILFSVMKNVIKVFPFFAVGTVLALYVSSTIFTGSDVISSLLNAFTSALVLLLVVLPSIFVLGSNFYKPSKWTNK
- a CDS encoding copper transporter, producing the protein MIDFRYHIVSLVSVFLALAVGIVLGAGPLRTPLGDTLSVQVDSIRSDRDATRKQLENSQIDVKNRNAYISAMAEDILPNTLSDVKVAVVALPYAADEDIDLAVENLSKAGAKVVTKAKVKKEWTVAKQRPFRTSLSGQLTQYLKEKPEHDASVDSVFAKALLQILTSKEENNSLLLNLLVDSSHPMLEMSEVSEPADAIVVLGPKNFENQRDVLGKKISISNDDLESLLSFDTDFSKVLVQAPKGGTVFSDAVDDTDFLTKLRAKEKISTVDSVGTVIGSTSLPIALSNAINGTKENYGVQSGSDIVVPKKVKH